The Gossypium arboreum isolate Shixiya-1 chromosome 2, ASM2569848v2, whole genome shotgun sequence region ATCCTATGTGccaacattttttatttatttgtgttgAATGTAATGCCTAGGTTACTGGGGCTTTAGAATTTTGCAGTCTGTAATGTGTTTCTGTTTATAGAATCAAAGAGAAATTGAAAGAATGGTGTTGTTAGTCTGCATATGTTTGTCTCCACCTTTGATTCTTTCTGTTTTTTCCAGTTAGTTTCTGCTTTTGGTTGATGTAATCCACAATTCtacaatttattattcaaaatatTCTTCGTTCAATGTCACTGGCAATAAATTAATTGTACCACTGTCACATCTTGGTATGCGAAGTCTGTTTCTTATTGCTGTGAAAAGAAAGTTAAACCTAAATGCGTGGAGGATGCAATGGAGCTCCTTGGGAACCTACAGTCATGCTTTGTTTGGAATTGAAAAAAATATTGATCTTAAACATGAGGATTCAATTTCAAATGCATTTTAGTATAAACTTTATTCTCAAATGATACAAGTTCCATTTTTAATTTGGTTTCAAGTTACAGCCCAAGTACCGATACGTTCGTTGTCTATGGTTGTTGTTAATAGTTAGAAGATGTACTGGTAATTAAGTTCAGATTTTCATAATCAGATAAAACATCCATTTAGTTTCATACTGTCTACTGTATTGCCTTTCTTGTCCAAGTTATGATGCCACGGCCTGCTTGATTTTCTTCTATGTGCGTGGTCAATTTTCTGATCTGTTACTGGGGACTGATCATAGCTTTGGAATTTGCTTCGTTTGACTTAATTGTTTTTTCCACTTTAAGCCAAATCTGAGCTCTACTGGTTATTTATGGTAAGCATATGTAATAGATTGCATAAAAGGTATATTTAGTCATTCAGGTTGCAGACGTTATGTCTCCAAAAAgctgtttttctttctttagttCAAGAACTGAGTGGTTAGTTTTAAATTGGGTTCTTTTATGATGACCATGGTCTTACCAGAATCAAACATCATCAGATGGTTCAACAAACGGTAGACCCTAAATTCAGTGAATATGGAATGCTGAACCCAGAGAATAACTCACCCATCTGTGATAAGCAACCTCCAGCTGGTGCAAAGAAGACACCATTGAGAGACCTCCAGAACGAAAATAGAATTGTGCCCAACTCTGCAGGGAGCTCTCCATTTCCTAAAGATAGAGGTCCTGGTATTGATCCTATCAAGGTTTCTGGAACTAAGAGACCATCCCCTGAATGTCCTGTGAGCCCCTCGCAATGCCAATCTCCAAGCAGTTGTGCTGCAAATGGGCACCTTGTCTATGTCCGGAGAAAATGCGAAGCAGAATTAGGCAAAAGCAGTGTTTTTGACTATACCAGCACAAGTAATTGCCAACAAATGAGGCAAGTTAGACAACCGGAGGAAAGTAACAAACTAAAATCCCAAATAAAGGAGTTGAGAGTTCCTTGTTTTCCAGCTCTTGCACCACTACCAATGGCATCACTGACAAGATCATCTTCCAAACCTTCCGTACCTTTACCTCCTGGAAAGTCTGCTATGAAATTAACACCCTCAGAATCCAGTCAACATCCAGTTGTTACTACTTCTCCTTTGTTGGATAGCCTGAAAGGAATTAGGAAACTTCACTGGGAAGAGCGATATTATCAATTGCAGATGCTACTGAAAAAGTTGGACCAATCCGATCAAGAGGATTATATCCAGAGTATGTCCATGTGATGAATCAGTCTTCCGATAAACTGCTTTTCCAGTTATAAAATTCTTACAATACtgatttacaatttattcatgtTATCTTGTCAGTGCTTCGATGTCTTTCTGCAGTTGAACTCAGCAGACATGCTATTGAGCTGGAAAAAAGATCAATTCAGCTCTCACTGGAGGAAGGTAATTTATCTGTCTTTCTTTTTTGGTTTGTAGTTTGGGCTTTGGGCGGAAAGGTGGCATTTAAGTATGTATAGCCGGATGTATAGATATAAAAAGATTCAGTTTTTAGGAGGTCAAATGTATACCATATTTATAACATACCACCTTTGCAATTAATTGGTTATTTCCAAGACAGCATATTGTAACTGGACGTGGTTTGATGTCCACAATCTTTGTTATTAGTAGCATTCTTATGGTGCCATCTGTTTCCTTTAGTTGATCCTTTAGCACCTATGACTGCATCTGTGCATCGTGGATCTGATATAATCTGATCTTCTTTTCCCAGCAAAAGAGTTGCAGCGTGTCAGCATTTTAAATGTCATGGGAAGAACTATGAAGATGGTTAAAGCACCCTCCACTCAACCAGATCAGTCACACAAATGAAAAGGCATCAAGTGCAAGGTAGTCAGTGTAGTAAGTTGTAACCGGTCCATAGAAAGTGGCTGCACTCGTGATTGGTTCTTCGTTCATCCTAGTTTTTTTCCTGCAGTGGTCACTCTGGGGTGACTATGTTATTCTGTGGGTTTCACCTTGGATTATCCATCTGTGTATTTTTCTTAGAAAAAATGCTGGAAAGTATCAAATTCAAACTGTACTGTCATATTGTAGTGAAATGATCCTTTTTTTCTCATATTTGTCCTAGTCAGCCCTTCCTGCTAAATTGGCTTCTTTTCTATTTACTTCTGAGATTTAACTATATGGGGTTTGGCTAAATACAAAGTGGATATATGTTTTTCGAAAATTATTTTTCAGGAAACAGAATAAACTTCTTGTTAAATGTTTTCATAGAACCTTGACCGTTAGTTATACCATTTTTTACTTAATCGAATGGAATATTGTTTCATGAACTGGAAATTAGTGATTTGAACGGTTTGATCATTAATCTGATTATTAAGACATTGGTAAtaattgtctttttttttttaaatatagttATCTTTGttaaatttactttttttttaaatacaattGTGACACTAGGCTATTTTTGAGGTGTGTTAAATATACTTTTGATTcctttataaataatttttttttttaaaaaaagaaacttTATCCATAAAGAAAGTGGCATGATTATAGGGTCTACCGTATGCACCAAGTAACATATTATACTTGGTGAAAGCAGTGAAGCATAACCCAAATGTAAACCACCCCATGTTTCCAACATCCTAACTGAAAAAAACCGCTCACTTGATAACTTCCCTGTCCCATAACCTTAGTAACTGCCCTCACTCCTACAAAAACACCACAGCCtccatttttacaatttttcctTCTTTCAACTCTCCATTGTCTCTTTGATattttcttctctcttttctttttactgAAAATGAACGAAAACATTGATTCTGATCATGGGTTTCGATTCCTTTCTTCTGTTACCCAACATAACGTCCTGGACTTGCCTTCTTCTTCAAGCAATACTGTGAATTATGATCCAAAACCCCGCAAGAAACGTACAAAAGTAGTAAAGGTCGACGTTGGTCAATTCCCGACTTGTTCTAGCACCACCGTTTCCAGGCCTAAATATGCCAAAAAACCTGACCCTGCTGCACCAAAGATTACACGTCCTTGCACTGAATGTGGCAAGAAGTTCTGGTCATGGAAAGCACTTTTCGGACATATGCGATGTCACCCTGAGCGACAGTGGCGTGGAATTAACCCCCCTCCTAATTATTGCCGCCCTGTTAAAGCCGCAAGTAATGTGGAGACCTTGATGACTGAGGACGATCATGAAATTGCAGCCTCCTTATTGATGCTGGCAAATGGTTCCACCGCTAGTGAGAGCGAATGTGGTACAAGTTATCGACCCGAGGTTCAAGAAACCGAAGCTTTTTCACAACATTTGGGTGCAAATATCCGTTTCGAATGCTCGAGTTGCAAGAAAGGTCTCGCGTCACACCAAGCATTAGGGGGTCAGTGGGCTAGCCACAAGAATGTCAAGGGTTGTTTCGCGATAACAAGAAGCGAGGGCTACGATGTCAAGGATCATAGCTTTGATGAGGATAAGATGATGATGGTGTTGGGTCACAAATGCAGCATTTGTTGGAAGTTGTTGTCTAGTGGTCAAGCCTTAGGTGGGCATAAAAGGTATCGTTGGGAGAAAGGGGATGATGAGGCATCATCACTCAACCTTTTGACAGCAAAGGAAGATTGTGGATTGGATCTGAATTTACCACCAGCTGCTCTTCAAAATGATTCATATCCCTCAGGCTTAGCTTTGGATTTGAGGTTAAGTCTCTGAAGAACTAAAGTTGTATGTGACTTGTAACCTAGGATTAGAATTATTCTGTATACTCATATATTTGACACcgatttcctttttatttaaacACTAAACCCAACTTAGTACTATGTTTAAATAACATTTccaaatttttatttgtttttgatcTTTAATTCATCCAACAGTTCATGAACGTGATATCTAAAGTTGACACACTGTAAACATGGTGAGGAAGAACAAAAGTTTGTTTCTTCTACCATGTAATTTCTGGGTTTCCATTTAAACACCTTGCCACCATTGATATATCTGTTATTAATAAGTGGAGTTTAGCTGAAGCAAAAGTCAACTATTCTTGTCTGATTCCAGATTTCTAAATccaacatataataataatgttCCAGGTATCTATCTAAGCGCTTTCATGTATCCAACCACTACTACTGCATGTCATCGTTATCCTGTTTGACAGTAAATTGGTAGGTATCCACCATCATCTCCCCATATCGCCAAATATGAAAATCATTCGTCAAGGATAATAGATATATATAAA contains the following coding sequences:
- the LOC108464398 gene encoding uncharacterized protein LOC108464398, which produces MVQQTVDPKFSEYGMLNPENNSPICDKQPPAGAKKTPLRDLQNENRIVPNSAGSSPFPKDRGPGIDPIKVSGTKRPSPECPVSPSQCQSPSSCAANGHLVYVRRKCEAELGKSSVFDYTSTSNCQQMRQVRQPEESNKLKSQIKELRVPCFPALAPLPMASLTRSSSKPSVPLPPGKSAMKLTPSESSQHPVVTTSPLLDSLKGIRKLHWEERYYQLQMLLKKLDQSDQEDYIQMLRCLSAVELSRHAIELEKRSIQLSLEEAKELQRVSILNVMGRTMKMVKAPSTQPDQSHK
- the LOC108466814 gene encoding zinc finger protein ZAT3-like, which translates into the protein MNENIDSDHGFRFLSSVTQHNVLDLPSSSSNTVNYDPKPRKKRTKVVKVDVGQFPTCSSTTVSRPKYAKKPDPAAPKITRPCTECGKKFWSWKALFGHMRCHPERQWRGINPPPNYCRPVKAASNVETLMTEDDHEIAASLLMLANGSTASESECGTSYRPEVQETEAFSQHLGANIRFECSSCKKGLASHQALGGQWASHKNVKGCFAITRSEGYDVKDHSFDEDKMMMVLGHKCSICWKLLSSGQALGGHKRYRWEKGDDEASSLNLLTAKEDCGLDLNLPPAALQNDSYPSGLALDLRLSL